From Syntrophus gentianae, the proteins below share one genomic window:
- a CDS encoding 4Fe-4S single cluster domain-containing protein: MIVQIHAYAPFSRANGPGVRSVVWFQGSPLACPECFNPETHDPGGGHLSDTEILAGEILRKGQGIEGISLTGGEPFSQPEALLDFVQRLKPSPLSILVFSGYEIAEIRQMPNGSAILNSLDILIAGPYDLTRPLGRSLLGSSNQTIHFLTNRYTYRDFKDIPSCEAIIHPDGVP; this comes from the coding sequence ATGATCGTACAGATTCATGCCTATGCACCCTTCAGCCGCGCCAACGGTCCGGGCGTCAGGTCCGTGGTCTGGTTCCAGGGCAGCCCTCTTGCCTGTCCGGAGTGTTTCAACCCTGAAACCCACGATCCCGGAGGCGGCCACCTTTCAGACACGGAAATCCTTGCGGGGGAAATCCTCAGAAAAGGGCAAGGGATCGAAGGAATTTCCCTTACGGGTGGGGAACCGTTCTCACAACCGGAAGCCCTGCTGGATTTTGTGCAGCGGCTTAAACCTTCCCCACTCAGCATCCTTGTTTTTTCCGGGTATGAAATCGCGGAGATACGGCAGATGCCCAATGGATCGGCAATACTGAACAGTCTGGACATTCTCATTGCCGGGCCGTATGATCTGACCCGGCCCCTGGGACGCTCTCTCCTGGGATCGTCCAACCAGACGATTCATTTCCTGACCAACCGATACACCTACAGGGATTTCAAGGATATCCCCTCCTGTGAGGCGATTATCCACCCGGACGGGGTTCCGTGA
- a CDS encoding hydrolase: MLAIENTVLLVIDFQGNLAQAMADRDSLFENARKMIRGMEVFGIPLIVTEQIPAKLGPTIPEIAGLFRGVTPIAKESFSCCQNSLFRETLQQTGRRQILLTGIETHICVYQTALDLLAAGYAVSIVADAVSSRTARNREIGLQMIRDAGGKLTCTEAVLFELLKTAASDKFKEIFSIVK, from the coding sequence ATGCTTGCGATCGAGAATACGGTTCTGTTGGTGATTGATTTTCAGGGCAATCTGGCACAGGCCATGGCCGACCGGGATTCGCTCTTCGAAAACGCCCGGAAGATGATCCGGGGGATGGAGGTTTTCGGCATACCCCTGATCGTCACGGAACAGATCCCGGCCAAACTGGGACCGACGATTCCGGAGATCGCCGGCCTCTTCCGGGGGGTGACGCCCATTGCCAAGGAAAGCTTCAGTTGCTGCCAGAATTCCCTCTTTCGGGAAACCCTGCAGCAGACGGGGCGCCGGCAGATCCTGCTGACAGGGATCGAAACACACATCTGCGTTTACCAGACCGCCCTCGATCTGCTCGCAGCGGGTTATGCGGTTTCTATTGTCGCCGATGCCGTCTCCTCGCGAACAGCCAGGAATCGGGAGATCGGGCTGCAGATGATCCGGGATGCCGGCGGCAAGCTCACCTGCACCGAGGCGGTCCTCTTCGAGCTTTTAAAAACAGCCGCTTCCGACAAATTCAAAGAAATTTTTTCGATTGTGAAATGA
- a CDS encoding vWA domain-containing protein yields MFTQFFYTLREKGVPVSPTSFLRLQKALGLGLVTSLEDFYTVARSILVKSERYFDLYDQIFAYHFKGVALAEPDIEEISDVIRAMLEDWLNKDPGALARELGIDEKEMQKMTPEELVQYFLDRLKDQTEEHHGGHKWIGTGGTSPVGHSGYHPGGMRVGGRSRNKSAIKVAMDRRYKAYSLDGPLTQHQMGEALKRLRRMVPEGPKDIVNVDKTIYETMRNAGEVEIVFDRRMTDRLKVILMIDNGGWSMDPYINVVQTLFNYARTQFKDLKIYYFHNTVYDHVWLDPERRHKAEAIEDLLRKEPDTRLVMVGDASMAPSELMHQNGGIYYFHKSSIASIERLKMLTNTFRHAVWLNPQPEWEWRHTWTIGVVQDVFPMFELTLDGLEKAVRHLVSRN; encoded by the coding sequence TTGTTTACGCAATTTTTTTACACCCTGCGCGAGAAGGGGGTTCCGGTATCCCCGACCTCTTTTCTCCGGCTGCAGAAGGCGCTGGGACTGGGGCTGGTGACCTCCCTGGAGGATTTTTACACGGTAGCCCGCTCCATCCTGGTCAAGAGTGAGCGCTACTTTGATCTTTACGATCAGATCTTCGCCTATCATTTCAAAGGGGTGGCCCTAGCAGAGCCCGATATAGAGGAAATATCCGATGTTATTCGGGCCATGCTGGAGGACTGGCTGAATAAGGATCCCGGGGCGCTGGCCCGGGAGCTGGGCATCGACGAAAAAGAAATGCAGAAGATGACCCCGGAAGAGCTGGTGCAGTATTTTCTCGATCGCCTCAAGGATCAGACGGAGGAGCATCACGGGGGACATAAATGGATCGGCACCGGGGGGACCTCGCCCGTCGGCCATTCCGGTTATCATCCCGGCGGAATGCGCGTTGGCGGCCGCTCCCGGAACAAATCGGCCATCAAGGTGGCCATGGACAGGCGTTACAAGGCCTATTCCCTGGATGGTCCCCTGACCCAGCACCAGATGGGGGAGGCCCTGAAGCGGCTGAGGCGGATGGTGCCCGAGGGGCCGAAAGACATCGTCAATGTGGACAAGACCATCTATGAAACGATGCGCAATGCCGGTGAAGTCGAGATTGTCTTCGACCGCCGGATGACGGATCGTCTAAAGGTGATCCTGATGATTGACAACGGCGGCTGGTCCATGGACCCGTACATTAACGTGGTGCAGACGCTGTTCAACTATGCCCGCACCCAGTTCAAGGATCTGAAGATCTACTATTTTCACAACACCGTCTATGATCATGTCTGGCTGGATCCGGAGCGCCGCCACAAGGCGGAGGCCATCGAGGATCTTCTCCGCAAGGAGCCGGATACGCGCCTGGTCATGGTGGGAGACGCCAGCATGGCGCCGTCGGAACTGATGCATCAGAATGGGGGGATTTACTATTTCCATAAATCTTCCATCGCCAGTATTGAACGCCTGAAAATGCTGACCAATACCTTCCGCCATGCTGTCTGGCTGAATCCTCAACCGGAATGGGAATGGCGGCATACCTGGACCATCGGGGTTGTCCAGGACGTCTTTCCCATGTTCGAACTGACCCTGGACGGGTTGGAAAAGGCGGTCCGGCACCTGGTCTCCCGCAATTAG
- the lexA gene encoding transcriptional repressor LexA, which yields MKEKRTVQIVKKQIASFFRERKRMPTYEEMVALLGVKSKSVVHFWVGKLVEADILERDSGGRLAWKQRPFSIPLVGEVAAGFPSPEEEELRDVLSLDEYLVARPEASFLLQVSGDSMIGEGIMPGDLVIVEKGREPKNGDVVIAEVDGEWTMKTFRKEKGEVFLEAANPNYPLIRPRQELKLAGVVTAVVRKYHA from the coding sequence ATGAAAGAGAAACGAACCGTCCAGATCGTGAAAAAGCAGATTGCCTCGTTCTTCCGCGAGAGGAAGCGGATGCCGACCTATGAGGAAATGGTGGCGCTCCTCGGCGTAAAGTCGAAAAGCGTTGTGCATTTCTGGGTGGGCAAACTCGTTGAAGCGGACATCCTGGAGCGGGATTCGGGGGGGCGTCTGGCCTGGAAGCAGCGGCCTTTCTCCATCCCCCTGGTCGGGGAGGTCGCCGCCGGTTTTCCCTCCCCGGAGGAAGAGGAATTGCGGGATGTTCTTTCCCTCGATGAATACCTGGTGGCCAGGCCGGAGGCGTCTTTTCTCCTTCAGGTGTCCGGGGATTCCATGATTGGAGAGGGAATTATGCCGGGGGATCTGGTGATTGTGGAAAAGGGTCGTGAACCGAAAAACGGCGATGTGGTGATTGCTGAAGTGGACGGTGAGTGGACCATGAAAACCTTCCGGAAAGAAAAGGGGGAGGTTTTTCTGGAGGCGGCCAATCCGAACTATCCGCTCATCCGGCCCCGGCAGGAATTGAAGCTGGCGGGGGTTGTTACGGCCGTCGTCCGGAAGTATCACGCTTAG
- a CDS encoding aldo/keto reductase, with amino-acid sequence MQKRTLGKSGLEVSALGLGCMGMSFSYGPPKDKEEMTSLLRAAVENGITFFDTAEVYGPFTNEELLGEALAPFRGQVVIATKFGFDIDPRFDPRGMKGSPSLNSRPEHIKQAVEGSLKRLKVERIDLLYQHRVDTNVPIEDVAGTVKELIQEGKVQHFGLSEAGVKTIRRAHAVQPLTAVQSEYSLWTRGPEAEVLPTLEELGIGFVPYSPLGRGFLTGKMDEKTTFDSSDFRSTLPRFSPEALKANLALIDLLTNIAEQKKATTAQIALAWLLAQKPWIVPIPGTTKLNRLDENIGAVAVELTPDDLREIDSAASQIKIEGARYPEKMEQMTGR; translated from the coding sequence ATGCAGAAACGTACATTGGGGAAAAGCGGCCTGGAAGTTTCGGCTCTCGGACTTGGCTGCATGGGAATGAGCTTTTCCTATGGTCCACCCAAAGATAAGGAGGAGATGACCTCTCTTCTTCGGGCAGCCGTGGAGAACGGCATAACCTTCTTTGACACGGCGGAAGTTTATGGCCCGTTTACAAACGAAGAACTCCTGGGCGAAGCCCTCGCTCCCTTCCGCGGGCAAGTGGTCATCGCCACCAAGTTTGGTTTCGACATTGATCCCAGATTTGATCCTCGGGGGATGAAGGGATCGCCAAGCCTGAACAGCCGACCGGAGCACATCAAACAGGCTGTTGAAGGTTCGCTCAAGCGGCTCAAGGTCGAGAGGATTGATTTGCTCTATCAGCATCGCGTTGACACGAACGTGCCGATCGAAGATGTGGCGGGAACCGTGAAGGAGCTGATTCAGGAAGGCAAGGTCCAGCATTTCGGCCTTTCTGAAGCAGGCGTGAAGACGATCCGCCGCGCCCATGCCGTTCAGCCGCTCACTGCAGTCCAGAGTGAATACTCCTTGTGGACGAGAGGCCCTGAAGCGGAAGTTCTGCCGACCCTGGAGGAACTCGGAATCGGCTTCGTTCCCTACAGCCCGCTGGGCAGGGGTTTTCTCACCGGGAAGATGGACGAGAAAACGACCTTCGACAGCTCCGACTTCCGCAGCACCCTGCCGCGCTTTTCGCCGGAGGCGCTCAAGGCGAATTTGGCCCTGATTGATCTTCTTACCAACATCGCGGAACAGAAGAAGGCGACCACGGCCCAGATTGCGCTCGCCTGGCTGCTTGCGCAGAAGCCTTGGATTGTCCCGATCCCAGGCACCACGAAGCTGAATCGCCTGGACGAGAACATTGGAGCAGTTGCCGTCGAACTCACGCCCGACGATCTCCGCGAGATCGACAGCGCCGCCTCACAGATTAAGATAGAGGGGGCCCGGTACCCCGAAAAGATGGAACAGATGACCGGCCGCTGA
- a CDS encoding DUF362 domain-containing protein, with protein sequence MSLVFIQKSSYRYETLKPQVFAMLDRLGGHSLCAGSRVLIKPNLMTYATPEQALLTHPLIIRAVVEYVLERGARPLVADSPALGSFDRVLRESGIAEVLSPLHVECRPFQESLKIDIGEPFGFVDIAREAIESDFIINLPKFKTHRQMILTLGVKNLFGCIVGYRKPEWHMKTGINHPLFARLLVQLYQRISPAVTILDGILALEGEGPGKRGIPREVGLLLGSDSALAIDRTVCRLLELEPEHIPVLKAADELGLLEEPLDIDGQLEPLGAFQLPEVVPFVLSGTRILQRMLRLYFLARPSVETNLCRHCGACWEICPAKAINGTVRPLRFNYEDCIRCFCCIEVCPHGALHTVDPLPARLVRKIMARLW encoded by the coding sequence ATGTCCCTCGTGTTTATTCAAAAATCCTCTTACCGGTACGAAACGTTGAAGCCCCAGGTATTCGCCATGCTGGATCGCCTGGGCGGACACAGCCTCTGTGCCGGCAGCCGCGTGCTCATCAAGCCTAACCTGATGACGTACGCCACCCCGGAACAGGCCCTCTTGACGCATCCCCTCATCATCAGGGCCGTCGTGGAATACGTTCTGGAGCGGGGCGCCCGCCCCCTGGTTGCCGACAGCCCGGCGCTGGGCTCCTTCGACAGGGTCCTCCGGGAAAGCGGCATTGCCGAGGTCCTTTCCCCCTTACATGTGGAATGCCGCCCTTTTCAGGAATCCCTGAAAATCGATATTGGTGAGCCCTTCGGCTTTGTCGACATCGCCAGGGAAGCCATCGAGTCGGATTTCATCATCAACCTCCCCAAGTTTAAAACCCATCGGCAGATGATCCTCACCCTGGGCGTCAAGAATCTCTTCGGCTGTATCGTGGGATACCGGAAGCCGGAATGGCACATGAAGACGGGCATCAATCATCCTCTCTTCGCCCGGCTGCTGGTCCAGCTTTATCAGCGGATTTCTCCGGCCGTTACGATCCTCGACGGGATTCTGGCCCTGGAAGGGGAAGGGCCGGGAAAACGGGGGATTCCGAGGGAGGTCGGCCTGCTGCTCGGCAGTGACAGTGCCTTGGCGATTGACAGGACGGTCTGCCGTCTCCTGGAATTGGAACCGGAGCATATTCCCGTCCTGAAGGCCGCCGATGAACTGGGACTGCTGGAAGAACCGCTCGATATCGATGGACAGCTGGAGCCTCTTGGGGCTTTCCAACTCCCCGAGGTCGTGCCGTTCGTGCTTTCCGGTACGAGGATTCTGCAGCGTATGCTGCGGCTCTACTTCCTGGCCCGGCCCTCTGTTGAGACGAACCTTTGCCGGCATTGCGGGGCCTGCTGGGAAATCTGCCCGGCGAAAGCCATCAACGGGACCGTTCGCCCCCTGAGATTCAACTATGAAGACTGTATCCGGTGTTTCTGCTGTATCGAGGTCTGCCCTCACGGTGCGCTCCATACGGTGGATCCCCTGCCGGCCCGCCTGGTTCGAAAGATCATGGCCCGTCTGTGGTGA
- a CDS encoding DUF1003 domain-containing protein, with product MSSLRFPEPYQHRHPPVCNINELLEEKSTLSQKAADLIARTVGSWRFLIVQSILLAGWFLINLVAWFSPWDPYPFIFMNLILSLQSAYTASIVMISENRQAERDRIEAHNYYDLNVKEEEELRAILDHLAAQDEALKEIHRQLAAIRNDRGPSAGPGDLH from the coding sequence ATGAGTTCCCTTCGTTTTCCCGAACCTTATCAGCATCGGCATCCGCCTGTCTGCAACATCAACGAGCTGCTTGAAGAGAAATCCACTTTGAGCCAGAAGGCGGCCGATCTAATCGCCAGGACAGTCGGGTCATGGCGCTTCCTGATTGTTCAAAGCATTCTCCTGGCTGGCTGGTTTCTCATCAATCTGGTAGCCTGGTTTTCCCCGTGGGACCCCTATCCCTTCATTTTCATGAACCTCATTTTATCCCTGCAGTCGGCCTACACGGCTTCTATCGTCATGATCAGTGAAAACCGGCAGGCGGAACGGGATCGTATCGAGGCCCATAATTACTATGATTTGAATGTCAAGGAGGAAGAAGAATTGCGGGCCATTCTCGATCACCTGGCCGCCCAGGACGAGGCCCTTAAAGAGATTCACCGGCAGCTTGCTGCAATCCGGAATGACCGGGGGCCATCCGCCGGTCCGGGCGACCTGCATTAG
- a CDS encoding iron-containing alcohol dehydrogenase, which translates to MLNFDFYNPTRILFGKDRLQGIDRYIPADATVLITYGGGSAKKSGLIDKVKAVLGKRKISEFGGIEPNPRYETLIKAVETVQKEKIDFLLAVGGGSVIDGTKFVALASYYKGNSRDLLNYAFKPIPLDVVGKAVPFGTILTLPATGSEMNSGAVISYEHGKFIVISQLAFPRFSILDPTLTFTLPRNQVANGVIDAFVHTMEQYLTYPVGGRLQDHIAEGILQTLIEIGFTTVAEPENYEARANLVWCATLALNGIVGAGVPQDWATHFIGHELTSLFGIDHGQTLAIVLPAVLEIRREQKRAKLLQYAERVWHMGDGGEEEKIDSAIEKTREFFESLGVKTHLSQYGIGADKIPVIIEQLKAHGMTALSETQDLTLDISRKILERAL; encoded by the coding sequence ATGCTGAACTTTGATTTTTATAACCCAACACGGATTTTATTCGGCAAGGACAGGCTTCAGGGTATCGACCGATATATTCCAGCCGATGCGACGGTCTTGATAACTTATGGAGGTGGAAGCGCTAAAAAGAGCGGCCTTATCGACAAGGTAAAAGCTGTACTCGGGAAGAGGAAGATTTCTGAATTCGGCGGCATCGAGCCGAACCCCCGTTACGAGACATTGATCAAGGCTGTAGAAACGGTTCAGAAGGAGAAGATTGATTTCCTGCTTGCCGTCGGCGGAGGATCCGTCATTGACGGGACTAAATTCGTAGCGCTTGCTTCTTATTACAAAGGAAATTCACGAGACCTGCTGAACTATGCCTTTAAGCCGATTCCTCTTGATGTCGTAGGAAAAGCTGTTCCGTTCGGTACCATACTTACCTTGCCCGCAACCGGTTCTGAAATGAACAGCGGAGCCGTCATCAGCTATGAGCACGGAAAATTTATCGTTATAAGTCAGTTGGCCTTTCCCAGATTTTCCATCTTAGATCCGACGCTTACCTTTACGCTCCCCCGGAACCAGGTTGCCAATGGAGTGATTGATGCGTTTGTCCATACAATGGAGCAATATCTCACCTATCCGGTGGGCGGCAGGCTGCAGGATCATATCGCCGAGGGCATTTTGCAGACATTGATTGAAATCGGATTCACGACCGTTGCGGAACCCGAAAATTACGAGGCGCGTGCCAATCTGGTCTGGTGCGCTACTTTAGCATTGAACGGGATCGTTGGTGCAGGGGTTCCGCAGGATTGGGCGACTCATTTCATCGGACATGAACTCACTTCATTATTCGGTATCGATCACGGACAGACTTTGGCGATTGTGTTGCCGGCAGTGCTGGAGATACGTCGCGAACAAAAACGGGCGAAACTTCTCCAATATGCAGAACGTGTCTGGCACATGGGAGACGGCGGCGAAGAGGAAAAGATCGATTCGGCCATTGAGAAAACAAGAGAATTCTTTGAAAGTCTTGGTGTAAAGACTCATCTTTCCCAGTATGGCATTGGAGCGGATAAAATACCGGTTATTATTGAACAGCTGAAGGCTCACGGGATGACGGCGCTCTCGGAAACTCAGGATCTTACGTTGGATATAAGCCGGAAGATTCTTGAAAGAGCCCTGTAA
- a CDS encoding AAA family ATPase, which translates to MSHDKSLRRFEGASKYILDEELSKIVNVSIAIEMPLLLKGEPGTGKTMLAHAIAESLQMPLIILNVKSSMKLLEALYQYDTLTRLNDSRFGDSRRDVSNIEEYIKMGKIGQAFVADERVVLLIDEIDKADTDFQDDMLDVLDQMQFDIMEIDKTIKAKNRPVIIITSNAKKDLSDPFLGRCNFHHIAFPDPDVMRQIVDVHFPSIHDDMAEACITTFYRLREFRGIEKKPATRELINWIRALKADPDFKIKQLHKGESPYLGILFKKSADLNLATQQMSRLRI; encoded by the coding sequence ATGAGCCATGATAAATCGTTACGCCGGTTCGAGGGGGCCTCGAAATATATTCTTGACGAGGAGCTGTCCAAAATCGTCAATGTCTCCATCGCCATTGAAATGCCGCTTCTGCTGAAGGGGGAGCCTGGTACGGGAAAGACCATGCTGGCCCATGCGATTGCAGAAAGTCTCCAGATGCCGCTCATCATCCTGAACGTCAAATCCAGCATGAAGCTGCTGGAGGCGCTCTATCAGTACGATACCCTGACACGGCTCAATGACAGCCGTTTCGGTGATTCCCGGCGGGATGTGAGCAATATCGAAGAATATATCAAGATGGGCAAGATCGGCCAGGCTTTTGTTGCCGATGAGCGCGTGGTTCTGCTCATCGACGAGATCGATAAGGCGGACACGGATTTCCAGGACGACATGCTGGATGTGCTGGATCAGATGCAGTTCGACATCATGGAGATCGATAAGACGATCAAGGCGAAGAATCGGCCGGTCATCATCATCACGTCCAACGCCAAGAAAGACCTTTCGGATCCCTTCCTGGGGCGATGCAACTTCCATCACATCGCTTTCCCCGATCCCGACGTCATGCGGCAGATTGTGGATGTCCATTTCCCCAGCATCCATGACGACATGGCCGAGGCCTGCATCACCACCTTTTACCGGCTGCGGGAATTCCGCGGCATCGAGAAGAAGCCGGCCACACGGGAACTGATCAACTGGATTCGCGCTCTCAAGGCGGATCCCGACTTCAAAATCAAGCAGCTGCACAAGGGAGAGTCGCCTTATCTCGGTATCCTCTTCAAGAAGAGCGCGGATTTGAATCTTGCCACCCAGCAGATGTCACGCTTGAGAATTTAA